A stretch of Fusarium poae strain DAOMC 252244 chromosome 2, whole genome shotgun sequence DNA encodes these proteins:
- a CDS encoding hypothetical protein (BUSCO:34147at5125) — protein MKSMKGLGTSDGPSGTSPSGTTPAGSPEATAHNSVKAFCESGGKSKQDEVLFLPPIVDAAESSPAAAAECARLIRKYLSKDYFSRPSWQYNAIMLLRILTDNPGPTFTRNLDQKFVDTVRSLLKHLRDPSVRQIVMETLDDFQHSKAYDENLTLLTSMWQKEKEEAYKNYGGQRQPMMPPGGYNTPPPAQNPHSQNYFARHHTNKQLPDPIELASRLEEARTSAKLLEQVVMNTPPGEILDNDLIKEFADRCSSASRSIQGYMTSENPTPDNDTMENLIDTNEQLQTALNQHKRAVLSARKQLGLNEHTDSQSPSVTPQLQPQQQPESQFQTNGTNTNHYFGNASSSSSGHNNGKGKETQSYSPPSGPPPKAGEGSTSRPHDEPAENPFADPQPGGSAHTAAAYQYSEEQRLASEPFHPGFRPTESYLGRQDSAVGKVHMHGAGASTPSAQQPVQQRLDEVSDDDDIYDAPSGPPPKSKEPMYRY, from the exons ATGAAATCTATGAAAGGTCTCG GAACATCCGACGGACCCTCCGGAACATCACCATCAGGGACGACACCTGCTGGCTCGCCTGAGGCTACAGCTCATAATAGTGTG AAAGCATTCTGCGAGTCTGGAGGAAAGTCAAAG CAAGATGAGGTCCTTTTTCTCCCTCCTATCGTCGACGCCGCCGAGTCTTCTCCCGCCGCTGCTGCAGAATGCGCGCGCTTGATCCGCAAATACCTCTCGAAAGACTACTTTTCAAGACCATCATGGCAATACAATGCAATCATGCTGCTACGCATCCTGACTGATAACCCCGGCCCGACCTTCACGCGAAACTTGGATCAGAAATTCGTTGATACTGTGCGCTCGCTCCTCAAGCATTTGAGAGATCCCAGCGTCCGTCAGATCGTGATGGAAACTCTTGATGACTTCCAGCACTCTAAGGCATACGATGAAAACTTAACGTTGCTTACCTCAATGTGgcagaaggaaaaggaagaagcttACAAGAACTACGGC GGACAACGGCAACCCATGATGCCGCCAGGCGGTTACAATACTCCTCCTCCCGCCCAAAACCCGCACTCCCAAAATTACTTTGCGAGACACCATACAAACAAGCAATTACCCGACCCTATCGAACTCGCCAGCCGACTTGAAGAAGCTCGGACGTCAGCCAAACTCCTTGAGCAGGTCGTTATGAATACACCTCCCGGCGAGATTCTCGACAATGATCTTATTAAGGAATTTGCCGATCGGTGCTCAAGCGCCTCTCGTAGTATTCAGGGCTACATGACATCCGAGAATCCCACACCCGACAACGATACAATGGAGAATCTTATCGATACCAACGAGCAGTTGCAAACTGCCCTTAACCAACATAAGCGCGCTGTCCTCAGCGCTCGCAAACAGCTGGGTCTTAACGAACATACTGACTCCCAATCGCCGAGTGTAACCCCCCAACTTCAGCCTCAACAACAGCCGGAGTCTCAGTTCCAGACCAATGGAACCAACACTAACCATTATTTCGGCAATGCGTCCTCCTCAAGTTCTGGTCACAACAATGGCAAGGGCAAAGAGACACAGTCTTACTCGCCCCCCTCAGGTCCTCCACCGAAGGCGGGCGAAGGAAGTACAAGCCGGCCTCACGATGAACCTGCCGAGAACCCATTCGCAGACCCCCAACCAGGCGGTTCTGCCCATACGGCGGCGGCGTACCAGTATTCTGAGGAACAGCGTCTTGCTTCTGAACCCTTCCACCCTGGATTCAGACCAACAGAAAGCTATCTAGGCCGTCAGGACAGCGCCGTTGGAAAGGTTCACATGCACGGCGCTGGCGCATCGACCCCATCAGCCCAGCAACCTGTACAGCAACGGCTTGACGAGGTATCAGACGACGATGACATCTACGATGCACCCAGCGGCCCTCCGCCCAAGAGTAAGGAGCCCATGTACCGATATTAA